One genomic region from Oncorhynchus clarkii lewisi isolate Uvic-CL-2024 chromosome 21, UVic_Ocla_1.0, whole genome shotgun sequence encodes:
- the LOC139378937 gene encoding ribonuclease P protein subunit p20 → MTEPHSPISASVPQTTPGIIMPPADGSGTAVEMDPVEYTLRKRLPRKLPKRRNDVYVNMKTDFRAQLARCQKLLEGGGHREICVHGLGLAINRAINIALQLQASSQGALQLAANTSTVELVDDLEPEDPDEAGEPMTRTRNNSAIHIKVFYPDPQ, encoded by the coding sequence ATGACAGAACCACACAGCCCTATCTCTGCCTCCGTCCCCCAGACAACCCCAGGCATCATCATGCCCCCGGCCGACGGCAGTGGCACAGCGGTGGAGATGGACCCTGTGGAGTACACCCTCCGCAAGCGTCTCCCCAGGAAGCTGCCCAAGCGCCGTAATGACGTGTACGTCAACATGAAGACAGACTTCCGGGCCCAGCTGGCCCGCTGCCAGAAGCTGCTGGAGGGAGGAGGCCACAGGGAGATCTGCGTCCATGGTCTGGGCCTGGCCATCAATAGGGCCATCAACATCGCCCTGCAGCTCCAGGCCAGCAGCCAGGGGGCACTACAGCTGGCGGCCAACACGTCTACAGTGGAGCTGGTGGACGATCTGGAGCCTGAGGACCCGGACGAGGCGGGGGAACCCATGACACGCACTCGGAATAATTCGGCTATTCATATCAAAGTGTTCTACCCAGACCCACAGTGA